DNA from Bacteroidota bacterium:
TTTGAACCATATCAAACCACCTCAAACTATCTCAAACAACTTCAAATCACCTCAAACCATCTCAAACTATCTCAAACAACCTCAAACCACAAGGAACACAAGGTTTTCACAAAGATCACTATTAAATTTCTATTCTCCGTGCCCTCCGTGCCTTTGTGGTTTTATCTCCGCAAGTTCCGGGTTTTATTTCATCATAATTCTTAAGATATTTGTTGAGAAAAACAATTAAAATGGACAGCCAGGAAAATATCAATTATAGCCGCATAGCTAAAGCCATAGATTTTATAAAAGAGAATTACAGGCAGCAGCCCGATCTTGAACAGATAGCAAAAGAAGTAAATTTAAGCCCCTATCATTTTCAGCGGCTTTTTACCGAATGGGCAGGCACCAGTCCTAAAAAATTCCTGGAATATATAAGCATTGAACATGCCAAAAAAATATTAACCGAAAATGAAGCAACTCTGTCTGAAACGGCTTATGAAACAGGCCTCTCCGGAACAGGCCGGCTGCACGATTTATTCATCAATATTGAAGGAATGACTCCGGCAGAATACAGGGACGGCGGTAAAAATCTTTCCATCCGCTTTAGTTCTTCCACAAGCCCTTTTGGGAATATCCTTATTGCATCTACGGAGAAAGGGGTCTGTTATATGGCATTTTACGAAGAATACCGGGAAGGATTATATGCCCTAAAAGAAAAATTCCCCCATGCAACATTCAATGAAAAATCGGATGTACTTCAGCAAAATGCCTTGCAGATTTTCAAAAAAGACTGGAGTAACCTTCCAGAAATCAGACTGCATCTGAAAGGAACGGATTTTCAGCTGAAAGTCTGGGAAGCCCTGTTAAAAATACCCATGGGAGAACTTTCGACTTATGGTGCAATAGCAAATGAAATCGGCAATCCAAATGCCTCCAGGGCAGTAGGAACCGCCATTGGAAGCAACCCGGTTGCCTATTTAATCCCCTGCCACAGGGTGATACGGGCCACAGGAATTTTTGGCGGTTACAGGTGGGGAAGTACAAGAAAAACAGCAATCATCGGTTGGGAAAATGCACAAACAGACTGTCAGGCCGAATCCGCTAAAATCTAAATCCGGGGAAAAGGAATTTACGTTATTTAATAAACAGTGGGCGCCTTAATTTCTGCACCCACTGTTTTATTGTTGTTTGTTAAAAGATTCGGCCTAGTCTCCAAAACGGAAATAAATTTTGCCTTTCAGGGGGACATTGCTTTGAAGAAATTCATTTTTCTGGCTTTGAGGCCCTTCAACTTCAGGTTCCGAAAATTTTGT
Protein-coding regions in this window:
- a CDS encoding methylated-DNA--[protein]-cysteine S-methyltransferase; translation: MDSQENINYSRIAKAIDFIKENYRQQPDLEQIAKEVNLSPYHFQRLFTEWAGTSPKKFLEYISIEHAKKILTENEATLSETAYETGLSGTGRLHDLFINIEGMTPAEYRDGGKNLSIRFSSSTSPFGNILIASTEKGVCYMAFYEEYREGLYALKEKFPHATFNEKSDVLQQNALQIFKKDWSNLPEIRLHLKGTDFQLKVWEALLKIPMGELSTYGAIANEIGNPNASRAVGTAIGSNPVAYLIPCHRVIRATGIFGGYRWGSTRKTAIIGWENAQTDCQAESAKI